Proteins co-encoded in one Streptomyces sp. NBC_01283 genomic window:
- a CDS encoding 3-oxoacyl-ACP synthase III family protein has product MPVPSAPVAILGTGSYVPDRVVSNTEVGTPAGVDDAWIVRKTAIHERRWAEPGQATSDLATGAARRALEAAGITADQLSTIVVATSTPDHKQPATAVFVHQNLGGATPGVSAFDVNAVCAGFSFALDVAHGIIAKSGGYGLVIGADLYSQILDPADKKTVILFGDGAGAAVIGPGDGDRAIRTTAFHMYSDMSDLVVVPAGGSRQPYDPAAHDAGLQYFSMEGRTVRDFIINTVPGLVKQFLHDCEVLPADIAHVVPHQANGVMLDDLWSKLDLPGATLHRTVGEFGNVGSASVPLTLDQAARSGALRRGDRVLMLGMGGGFAVSLTLIDW; this is encoded by the coding sequence ATGCCTGTGCCTTCAGCACCTGTCGCGATACTCGGCACCGGGTCGTACGTCCCGGACCGTGTGGTGTCCAACACCGAGGTCGGTACGCCCGCCGGGGTCGACGACGCCTGGATCGTACGGAAGACCGCCATCCACGAGCGCCGCTGGGCCGAACCGGGGCAGGCCACCTCCGACCTGGCCACCGGCGCCGCGCGCAGAGCCCTAGAGGCCGCGGGAATCACGGCTGACCAGCTGTCCACCATCGTCGTCGCCACCTCGACCCCGGACCACAAGCAGCCGGCCACCGCGGTGTTCGTGCACCAGAACCTGGGCGGGGCCACGCCCGGCGTCTCGGCTTTCGACGTCAACGCGGTCTGCGCCGGCTTCTCCTTCGCCCTGGACGTGGCCCACGGGATCATCGCCAAGTCCGGCGGCTACGGTCTGGTCATCGGCGCCGACCTGTACTCGCAGATCCTCGACCCGGCGGACAAGAAGACCGTGATCCTCTTCGGCGACGGCGCCGGCGCCGCGGTCATCGGGCCGGGCGATGGTGACCGTGCGATCCGTACAACGGCGTTCCACATGTACAGCGACATGTCCGACCTCGTCGTCGTACCGGCGGGCGGCAGCCGGCAGCCCTACGATCCGGCAGCGCACGACGCGGGTCTGCAGTACTTCTCGATGGAGGGACGCACCGTCCGGGACTTCATCATCAATACGGTGCCCGGCCTCGTGAAGCAGTTCCTGCACGACTGTGAGGTGCTGCCTGCCGACATCGCCCATGTCGTCCCGCACCAGGCCAACGGAGTCATGCTCGACGACCTGTGGTCGAAGCTCGACCTGCCGGGCGCCACGCTGCACCGCACGGTCGGCGAGTTCGGCAACGTCGGTTCCGCGTCGGTCCCGCTCACCCTCGACCAGGCGGCCCGCTCCGGGGCGCTGCGCCGGGGCGATCGCGTCCTGATGCTCGGCATGGGCGGCGGGTTCGCCGTCTCCCTCACGCTGATCGACTGGTGA
- a CDS encoding alpha/beta hydrolase produces the protein MAQLRERYAAQAAHVRRATARHAGIETKDQLIDAGDGEFGVRTYLPPTDRGRLVTYLHGGGWTVGDVDTHDPVCRAIASVLGAVVVSVDYRRAPEHPHPGPLRDGIAASEWAERAFPGRHHVIAGDSAGGALAMGIAMHHRDHGGIGFAAQLLVYPPADPQLRSESARKYGSGYLSQVEDLHWYYDQYVPDPAHRTDPEIDLLSADHRGLPPAVIGTAEFDPLHDEGVELAVRLAADGVEVHHVPAPGLVHGYLLMADIVPAAAVATRNVLAAVEHMLASMPMAQ, from the coding sequence TTGGCACAGCTGCGCGAGCGCTATGCCGCGCAGGCGGCGCATGTGCGCCGCGCGACCGCGCGGCATGCGGGCATCGAGACGAAGGACCAGCTGATCGACGCCGGCGACGGTGAGTTCGGCGTCCGGACGTATCTGCCGCCCACCGACCGGGGGCGTCTGGTGACGTACCTGCACGGGGGCGGCTGGACGGTCGGTGACGTCGACACGCACGACCCGGTGTGCCGTGCCATCGCCTCCGTCCTCGGCGCGGTCGTCGTCTCCGTCGACTACCGGCGCGCGCCCGAGCATCCCCACCCCGGTCCACTGCGGGACGGCATCGCCGCGTCCGAGTGGGCGGAGCGCGCCTTCCCCGGCCGCCACCATGTGATCGCCGGGGACAGCGCGGGCGGGGCCCTGGCCATGGGGATCGCCATGCACCACCGTGACCACGGCGGCATCGGTTTCGCCGCTCAGCTGCTGGTGTACCCGCCGGCCGATCCTCAGCTGCGGTCGGAGTCCGCCCGCAAGTACGGCTCGGGGTACCTCTCGCAGGTCGAGGACCTGCACTGGTACTACGACCAGTACGTGCCGGACCCGGCGCACCGCACCGATCCGGAGATCGATCTGCTCAGTGCCGATCACCGCGGGCTGCCGCCCGCGGTGATCGGCACGGCCGAGTTCGACCCGCTGCACGACGAGGGTGTCGAGCTTGCGGTGCGGCTGGCTGCCGACGGCGTCGAGGTGCACCATGTGCCCGCTCCGGGCCTGGTGCACGGATATCTCCTCATGGCCGACATCGTCCCGGCAGCCGCGGTGGCGACGAGGAATGTGCTGGCGGCGGTGGAACACATGCTGGCCTCGATGCCCATGGCGCAGTAG
- a CDS encoding ketoacyl-ACP synthase III family protein — protein MTAPVYIASAAAWIPPAESAREAVAAGKYAAEDFEENKMVCLPVVADETSVPDMAAFAARRALDRAAHVAGGRLDVLVHASVYHQGRDYCWTSAPYIQRELGVTNAFAVNVQQLSNGGMVAMDLAMSQLQAGRGTSAMITTSDRFCLPGMDRWRGAYGIVVGDGATAMVLSTAGGFARIHAVESYTDASLEPLHRGNHPFTTAPQPKVDDLRAPKKSYLAKVGKESVMQRAEVALQDIVRSVLDKTGHKLDDFAKILMPNMGHGLMDAQFLQPLGITADRSLMDWGRYTGHLGAGDLLAGVARLVEKKHVHEGDLVLLVSAGGGYSLTVAVLEIDSVPEWPEATTDFALPADVTE, from the coding sequence TCTACATCGCGTCGGCAGCCGCCTGGATTCCGCCCGCCGAATCGGCAAGGGAAGCAGTGGCCGCAGGCAAGTACGCTGCCGAGGATTTCGAAGAGAACAAGATGGTCTGTCTGCCCGTCGTCGCGGACGAGACCTCGGTCCCCGACATGGCGGCATTCGCGGCGCGGCGCGCGCTCGACCGTGCCGCGCACGTGGCCGGCGGCCGGCTCGACGTGCTCGTACACGCGTCGGTGTATCACCAGGGCCGTGACTACTGCTGGACCTCCGCCCCCTACATCCAGCGGGAGCTGGGCGTCACCAACGCCTTCGCGGTGAACGTGCAGCAGTTGTCGAACGGCGGCATGGTCGCGATGGACCTGGCCATGTCGCAGCTCCAGGCCGGCCGCGGCACGAGCGCCATGATCACCACGTCGGACCGGTTCTGCCTGCCCGGCATGGACCGGTGGCGGGGCGCGTACGGCATCGTCGTCGGTGACGGGGCCACGGCCATGGTTCTGTCCACCGCCGGCGGTTTCGCCCGCATCCACGCCGTCGAGTCGTACACCGACGCCTCGCTGGAGCCGCTGCACCGCGGGAACCATCCCTTCACCACTGCCCCGCAGCCCAAGGTCGACGATCTGCGCGCGCCCAAGAAGTCCTACCTGGCCAAGGTCGGCAAGGAGTCGGTGATGCAGCGCGCCGAGGTGGCGCTGCAGGACATCGTCCGCTCGGTGCTCGACAAGACCGGGCACAAGCTGGACGACTTCGCCAAGATCCTGATGCCCAACATGGGGCACGGCCTGATGGACGCCCAGTTCCTCCAGCCGCTGGGCATCACGGCCGACCGCTCGCTGATGGACTGGGGCCGCTACACCGGGCACCTGGGCGCGGGCGACCTGCTCGCGGGCGTGGCACGGCTCGTGGAGAAGAAGCACGTCCATGAGGGCGATCTGGTGCTCCTGGTCAGTGCCGGCGGCGGCTACTCGCTGACTGTGGCGGTGCTGGAGATCGATTCGGTACCCGAGTGGCCCGAGGCCACCACGGACTTCGCCCTGCCCGCCGACGTCACGGAATGA
- a CDS encoding aldo/keto reductase produces MEYRRLGASGLHVPVLSLGAATFGGRGSLFSAWGDTDEQQARGMVDICLDAGVTMFDTADVYSEGKSEELLGAAIAGRRDRVLLSTKTGTPTGSGPHEMGTGRSRLIKAVEGSLRRLRVDHIDLFQLHVFDSGTPVEETLAALDDLVRSGKIRYVGASNFAGWQLMKSLAAADRHGFSKYVAHQVFYSLAGRDYEWELMPLAHDQGIGAVVWSPLGWGRLTGKIRRGQPLPEASRLHRTAAAAPPIDDERLYDLVDVLDDIAAETDRTVPQVALNWLLTRPTVATVIIGARNEQQLRDNLGAIGWQLDAEQLSRLDKVSSVTAPYPYHMYSRLRGFKPLNPPLV; encoded by the coding sequence ATGGAATACCGACGGCTCGGAGCCTCCGGACTGCACGTCCCGGTACTGAGTCTGGGCGCGGCCACCTTCGGCGGCCGCGGCAGCCTGTTCAGCGCCTGGGGCGACACCGACGAGCAGCAGGCGCGGGGCATGGTCGACATCTGTCTGGACGCCGGTGTGACGATGTTCGACACCGCGGACGTGTACTCGGAGGGCAAGTCGGAGGAGTTGCTCGGTGCGGCGATCGCCGGGCGCCGGGACCGGGTGCTGCTGTCGACCAAGACGGGCACGCCCACCGGCTCCGGTCCCCATGAGATGGGTACGGGGCGGTCTCGGCTGATCAAGGCGGTCGAGGGTTCGCTGCGCAGGCTGCGCGTCGACCACATCGACCTGTTCCAGTTGCACGTCTTCGACTCCGGCACCCCGGTCGAGGAGACACTCGCGGCGCTGGACGACCTGGTCCGCTCGGGCAAGATCCGCTACGTGGGGGCGTCGAACTTCGCCGGCTGGCAGCTGATGAAATCGCTGGCCGCCGCCGACCGGCACGGATTCTCCAAGTACGTCGCGCACCAGGTCTTCTACTCGCTCGCCGGCCGTGACTACGAGTGGGAGCTCATGCCGCTCGCCCACGACCAGGGCATCGGCGCGGTGGTCTGGAGCCCGCTGGGCTGGGGCCGCCTGACCGGGAAGATCCGCCGGGGCCAGCCGCTGCCGGAGGCAAGCCGGCTGCATCGGACCGCCGCGGCCGCTCCGCCCATCGACGACGAACGGCTCTACGACCTGGTCGACGTGCTCGATGACATCGCCGCCGAGACGGACCGGACCGTTCCTCAAGTGGCTCTGAACTGGCTGCTGACCCGGCCGACAGTGGCGACGGTCATCATCGGTGCGCGCAACGAACAGCAGCTGCGGGACAACCTGGGCGCGATCGGCTGGCAGTTGGACGCCGAGCAGTTGTCCCGGCTCGACAAGGTCAGCTCGGTCACCGCGCCGTACCCGTACCACATGTACAGCCGGCTACGCGGATTCAAACCGTTGAATCCTCCGCTGGTGTGA